Genomic window (Sphingomonas sp. HF-S4):
CGTCGGTCGCCTGCGACGACCAGATCGACTGCGAGATATATTCGAGATTGACCTGGTGGCAGATGCCGGTGCCGGGGGGGACGACCTGGAAGTTGTCGAGCGCCTTGCTGCCCCACTTCAGGAACTCGTAGCGCTCCGAATTGCGCTCGTACTCGAGCTCGACATTATCCTCGAACGCCTTGGGCGTGCCGAACTCGTCGACCATCACCGAGTGATCGATGACGAGGTGGACGGGAACCTGCGGATTGATCTTCTGCGCGTCGCCGCCGAGCTTGGTGATCGCGTCGCGCATCGCGGCGAGATCGACCACGCAGGGAACGCCGGTGAAGTCCTGCATCAGCACGCGGGCGGGACGATACTGGATCTCGCGGTTCGAGCGCGCATCCTTCTGCCAGTCGACGAGCGCCTGGGCATCGTCCTTGGTGACGGTCTTGCCGTCCTCGAAGCGCAGCATGTTCTCGAGCAGCACCTTCATGCTGAACGGCAGGCGGCTGACGTCGCCGAGCTTCTTTGCCGCCTTGGGCAGCGAATAGAAGCTGTACGTCTTCTCACCGACGGTGAGGGTATCGCGAGTGCCGAGCGTATCGTTGCCGATGGCAGTCATGGGGCGCGGGGTCCTTTCCAATGTCCGGCCCGGGCGCTCGGGGGACGCTATCCTTATAGGACCGCGCGGGCGCGCCGGAGGGTGCTGCGAATGCGAAGATTCGTCGCGGGCCTTAGCGCGGGTTGGGGGGGAGGGGAAGGGGACGCAAGCCAAGCGCTCGCAGTGCGGTTTGTCCGACCGCGCGCCTCACCGCATCGAGGCAAGATGTGCGTGGCGCTCGACCGGGGTGCCGCCGCCATGGTCTGCCGAACCAACCATTCAGCTTGTCATACCGCGCAGTTGCATGTGGCTTGACCAATAATAGAATAAATCTTACCAATAAGATCGAACAGACCTGACAAACGGTTTGGCGATGGAGAGGTGGGATGTCGGCACATTGGTGGTTGAGCACGGTTGCGATTCTTGCGGTGGCGCCGGCACAGGCGCAGCAAGTGCCGCCGGAGCAGGAAGCGGTCGCAGCGCCCGCGGATCAGGCCGGTGCATCGCCCGACATCGTCGTTGTCGGCACGCGCGCCAGCGACCGCTCCGCCCAGGACACCAAGCGCGAATCCGATCAGATCGTCGACTCGGTGGTCGCCGAGGACATCGGCGCGCTCCCTGACTTCAACGTCGCCGAAGCGCTGCAGCGAGTGCCGGGCATCGCGCTGGACCGCAACGAATTCACCGGCGAGGGATCGGGGGTGAGCGTCCGCGGGCTCAACCAGATCACGACTTCGCTTGCCGGCCGATCGATCTTCAGCGGCGTGGGACGCTCGCTCAACCTGGGCGAGATCCCGGCCGGACTGGTCGGCCGGGTGGATGTCTACAAGAGCCCGCAAGCGGACCAGATCGAAGCGGGGCTGGGCGGCACCGTCGACGTCAAGCTTCGCAGCCCGGCAGACCTCAAGAAGTTCACGGCCTCGGCCACGGCGCGCGGCATCTATCGGCGGCTGAGCGACAGCTTCAATCCGAGCTTCTCGGCGCTGGTCGGCAACAATTGGGATGTCGGCGGGGGCAAGCTGGGCGTGCTGGTCTCCGGCATCTACGATCGCCGAAATTTCCGGACGGACCGCCTGGCAGTGGATGCCTTTGCCGACCGGCGCAACCTGGTGGACCGCAACGGCGACGGCGCCGCCACCAACAACCCGGCCGACAGCATCTATGTGCCCACGACGCTGACCACGCGCTATTCGCTGGGCGAGTTCGAGCGCTGGGCGCTGGGCGGGCGCATCCAGTACAAGGAAGCGGGAAGCTACGAATTCTACGTCGACGGGATCTACAACAGCTACAAGGGCACGCAGGACCATTCGTTCATCGCGGCGCGCCTGAACCAGACGCTCTACGGCGCGCGTGCCGCGCTCAATTCCTATACGGTCCGGCCGGACAATCTGACGTTCGAATCGGGGGTTTTCCGCAACGTCCCGTTCCAGTCGACGACCTATATCCAGGACGAGAAGAATAGCGTCTGGCAAGCCGCGGCGGGGTTCAAGGTGTATGCGGGCAAGCTGCAGGCAGCGGGCGACATCAGCCTGCTGCGCAGCACTAAGAACGAAATGCGCCGCGACCTGACCACGGGCGGAATTGCGCCGCTTTTCGCGATGGACCTGCGCCCCGAAACGCCGTCCTACGATTATCAGGGCATCGACCTGCTGACGCCGGGGGCATACCGCCCGGATCGGATCTCGACTTCCAACTATCCCAACGAAGGCGAGGAGCGCGCGGCGCGGCTCGACATCACCGCCAATCTCGACCTGCCGGTGCTCCAGGCGCTGCAATGGGGCGTGCGCTTCACGACGCGAACGGCCGACCGGATCGGCTTCGACGAAGGCGTCAGCCTGATCGGGCGGACGCCGACGACGCCGCTGGCGGACACGCTGACCGCGACGCCCGACGACCTGTTCGCCAACCGATTCGACTTGATCGACACCACTTGGCTGCGGCCCAACCCGGCGGTGGTGCGCGAATTTGCCGGGCTGCTCCGGGCCTATGGGTTGCCGGCGGACTTCCCCGCCATCGAGCCGCTGCTCGCTTACTCGTTCCGCGAGCGGACGCAGGCGGCATATGTGATGGCCAAGATCCGGCAGGAAATCGGGACGATGCGGCTGACCGGAAATGCCGGCGTCCGCCTGGTCAACACGCGGCAGAACGCCAATGGCTTCCGCAGCGCGCCGACGACGGGCACGTTCGAGCCGATCGACCTGGACCGCAAGTACAGCGCCATATTGCCGAGCATCAACCTGGCGCTGCGCGTCACCCCCGATCTGGTGGTGCGTGCTGCCTATTCGGAAGTTGTTTCCAAGCCGAGCTTCCTCGACCTGTCGCCGACCCGCTCGCTGAATTTCGACACGTTCGAGGGTTCGGGCGGCAATCCCGAACTCCAGCCCTATCAGGCCAAGCAGTTCGACGCCGCGGTCGAATGGTATTTCGGCCGTCCCGGCTTCGTCTATCTCGGCTATTTCAAGAAGGACATCGACGGCTATTACCAGCGGGTGTCGTTGCCCGAGGTGATCGGCGGGCAGACCTTCCTGATCGAGCAGCTGATCAATGCCGACGCCGCCAAGGTGGACGGCTGGGAGCTGGGCTATCAGCAGCAATATGACTTCCTGCCGGGGCTGTTGCGCGGGCTCGGCGCGCGGTTCAGCTTCACGCACATCAATTCGAACCGGTATAATTCGACGCTCCGGCGCAACGAACCGCTCTCGGGCCTGTCGCCGAACCTGTACAACGGCACGGTGACCTATGAGCTTGGCGGGTTCCGCGCCAGGGTCGCCTACAACTGGCGCGAAAGCTATCCGATCAACCTCAATCCCGGCGGCGCGCTCAACCTGCCCCAAACGCGCAATTCGTTCGGCATCTGGGACGCAAGCGCGACCTATCAGCTGCGCAAGAATCTGGCGCTGTTCGTCGACGTTTCGAATATCACCAACCAGCGCGGCACCGAGGTCTTCACCGTTGCCGAGCGCCCGCGCTCGTTCTTTCTCAGCGACCAGACCTTCGGGATCGGCATCCGCGCGAACTTCTGAGCGGCGATCGCCCGCCAAGCCGTTCGCGCGTGCCGGCAAGCAGTATCCGTGCGACCGATTGATGGCCCTCCGTCGCGCGTGTCGCGGCCCGGGCTGGCGCGCCGCTGCATGCCCCGAACGACGGGGGATGGTCGCGGCGCCCGGTGCGATCGCCCCGGTCGATCAGTCGCGCAACTTGGTCAGGATGAAGTCGAGCGCGGTCGGATCCTCCTCGAGGATCTCGCAATACATCGACAGCATCTCGCGGCGCCCCGCGCGCAAATTCTCGCAATTCCAGTAGCGCTTGATCGAATCGAATTCGTCGCCCGATTTGGTGTGCGCGAAGCAGAGGCTGCAGAGCCGAACATTGTAGCACGATCGGCACGGCGCATAGTTCATGTCGTTGAACCGCTCGAAGATGCCGATCGTCCGCTCGGGATCGACGCCGCGATCGACATCGCCAAGCGACATGAGGTCGGTGCCCTCGGTCTTCTCGCACGTCTCGAAGCCGCCGCGCGCGTTGACGAAAATGCGGTCCTGCCCCGGCGTGCAGCAGCCGTGCCCGGCCAACTCGTCCTCGAAGCCGGTGCTGCTCACGCGACGATGGATCTTCTGCATGTCGCGGATGAACTGGTAATAGACGAAGTTGTAGCCCTTGTCCTTGAAGCTCCGGTCGTCGAAGGCCCGCTCCAGGCATCCCTGCTTGAACTTCGCCCGCATCTCCGACCAGCCGGTGGCCACCGCGCGCTCGGCAAGCGGCCCTTCGAAGCTGGGCGGGTCGACGGTCGAGGTCGTGATCTGGACCGGGAACTGGGTGAAGAACGCGTCGAGCACCTTGAAGTCGATCGGGGGGGTGAGCACCGCGTTGATCGAGACGCGCTCGCGGAAATAAGCGGGATGGCGCGCCTCGAGCGCGCGCAGATTGCCGACGACGCGCTCGAACGTGCCCAGCCCCTTCGCCGTGACGCGCGAGCGATCGTGCACTTCCTTCGGCCCGTCCATGCTGACCAGCAGGTCGACATCATATTCGGCGAAGAAGTCCATGATTTCGGGGGTCCACAGGACCGCATTGCTGGTGACGTTGTACTTGCGCCGATAGTTGGGAAACAGCTCCGCGAAATACGCCGCGGTCTGGCGCATCAGCTTGAAGTTGGTCAGCGGCTCGCCGCCATACCAGGCGAGCGTGCGGAACTTGTGCGGCGACCCTTCCGAATGGGACGCCATGTAGTCGATTGCCTTCTTGGCCACCTCCCACGTCATCCGACCGTTATTGTGGACGCGCTTGTCCTCGTATGCGCCGCCATAGACGCAATAGGAGCACCGGATGTTGCACGCCTCGGTGACGTTCAGCACCACGCTCACGACTTCGTCGCGGCAGTTGCGGACGTGCTCCTTGTCGACGCGCGAGATCACCCGTGCGGGTGCCTGGGGGACGAGTATCCCGGCGTAGCGGCGCAGCTTGTCGAGAAACGCGTCGGCGGCGCGCTGCTCGCCGGAAGCATCCTCGGGCAGCGGCTCGCCGCGATAGAAAGCGAGCGCGCGGGCATTGACCATTGCATCGGTACGCACGATCGCATTGGTCGGCGCGTCGTAGATGTAATGGTGTCGGGCGGTTTCGAAGGTCACGAAGGGGACGAGCCCGCGCGCGACCTGCGCGACGAACTCGTCCTTCGTACCCGGATCGCGTGCGGCGACCTCAGCTGCCATAGCGATAGCCGGCGATGCCCGCTGCGGTCGTCCACTCGGTTTCGATATAGCAGTCGCAATTGCTGTCGCAGGACGACGTCGCGCGAACGCCGCCCGACGCCGACTCCAGGCCACTGCCGGGCTTCTTGAAGTTGCGCGTGAAGACGATCGCTTCGTCGACTTCCTGCTTGTCCGAATCGTCGATGCCCGCCATGAGATGCTCTCCCTCTTTGCTTGATTGCACTGTACAGGGACGCGAGGCGGAAGACTGTCACCTCATCGATATGGGTGATTCGCCTCATCGAGGATCAGAACATTATTTATTAAATACTTCAAGGCGCAGTTGCATCGTGCCCTAAACATGAATTCCTGCGCGCATGGTGGAACAGGAATTCCGCACTCCGAGCGCATGTCGTGACGTTGCATGCAACGATATTGATGCTGCCACGAAACGGACTTTACCATAGGTGCAAATTATTGTGCCGTGATATTGCCGGCTCGCATGCCTTTTGCCGGCGGCAAGCTGGGTCTGCATCTTTCTTGTCCGGCGCCGGGACGGTCTTCGCCTTGGTGGCCGTCGTCCAATAGGCGTTTCAGCTGATCTGCCGAGCGATATCCGCGAGCAGGATGCGTGCGACGGGGCGATGCCGGTCGTCTTCGATCTCGAGCGTGCCGTGGACCGGGCCGGGCGCGCGACGGAGATGGTTGTGGAGGAGCGCGCGGGCGCGGCCCTGGCCTTCGGCGAGCGCGGCGGCGAGGCTGGGGAGGTCGCGGGGACTGTCGTCGAAGCGAGGCGCAGTGCCTTGGGTGCGCAACTGGAAGAAGAACTGGGGCATGTGCGTGAAATGCGCGGCGGGCCGTCGGGTTGCGGAGAATGATCTGGATCAGTGCGATTTTCGGGACGGGACCGCAGGCGCAATCGACCAGGGCTGCGCACACCTAGTTGGTGTTTCGATAGTGCCTATCTGGTTTTTTATTTATCATGAGGAAAAGCCGTTCTGGCACGGAAAGTTCGGCATGTGAACGAGTGCGCAGGTGCGCGCGGGCATTGCAGGCGCTGGCCCTCGACCCTAGGGTCGGCGCGGATCGGGGAGGGCTGGGATGCGGCGATGGCTGGGCGTGCTGGCAGTGCTGGGGAGCGCAGGGGTGGCGCGGGCGCAGGACTTGCCGCCCGCTGCGCCAACGCCGGTGCCCGAATGCCGCCGGGTAAGCGAGGCGGCGTTCCTACGCATCGACCCGCAGGCGGCGGCGCGGCTGGCGGAGATCGGGCTCGATCGCCGCGCGGTATTCGAGCGGATGGCCGAGACGTCGATCCCCGAGACGATGGGATGCTGGGCGATGCCGGTGGGCGATTTCGACGGGCAGCTGGTGTCGGTCGGGATGAGCCAGTGGAATTACGGGACCGGGAGCCTCCAGCCGGTGCTGCGCGCGTGGAAGAAGGGCGTCGGCAGGTTCGGGCGGGCCCGGAAGGCGCTGGCGCCGGTGTACGGCAAGTTGCTGTTCTCGCGCGATTGCCTGGCGGTGCCCGTGCGCGACAAGTGCCGAAGGGGGATCCGGGCGGCGCATGGGGCGGACGGGAAGCTGAATGCCACGATGCTCGCTGAGCTGACGGCGATCTTCGAGAGCGACGCGATGCTCCAGGTGCAGACCGACGCCTATGTCGCGTTGCTGATGGAGGTGCGGGGGGATCTGCTGCGGGTGTTCGCGGGGCAGCCGATCACGA
Coding sequences:
- a CDS encoding TonB-dependent receptor gives rise to the protein MSAHWWLSTVAILAVAPAQAQQVPPEQEAVAAPADQAGASPDIVVVGTRASDRSAQDTKRESDQIVDSVVAEDIGALPDFNVAEALQRVPGIALDRNEFTGEGSGVSVRGLNQITTSLAGRSIFSGVGRSLNLGEIPAGLVGRVDVYKSPQADQIEAGLGGTVDVKLRSPADLKKFTASATARGIYRRLSDSFNPSFSALVGNNWDVGGGKLGVLVSGIYDRRNFRTDRLAVDAFADRRNLVDRNGDGAATNNPADSIYVPTTLTTRYSLGEFERWALGGRIQYKEAGSYEFYVDGIYNSYKGTQDHSFIAARLNQTLYGARAALNSYTVRPDNLTFESGVFRNVPFQSTTYIQDEKNSVWQAAAGFKVYAGKLQAAGDISLLRSTKNEMRRDLTTGGIAPLFAMDLRPETPSYDYQGIDLLTPGAYRPDRISTSNYPNEGEERAARLDITANLDLPVLQALQWGVRFTTRTADRIGFDEGVSLIGRTPTTPLADTLTATPDDLFANRFDLIDTTWLRPNPAVVREFAGLLRAYGLPADFPAIEPLLAYSFRERTQAAYVMAKIRQEIGTMRLTGNAGVRLVNTRQNANGFRSAPTTGTFEPIDLDRKYSAILPSINLALRVTPDLVVRAAYSEVVSKPSFLDLSPTRSLNFDTFEGSGGNPELQPYQAKQFDAAVEWYFGRPGFVYLGYFKKDIDGYYQRVSLPEVIGGQTFLIEQLINADAAKVDGWELGYQQQYDFLPGLLRGLGARFSFTHINSNRYNSTLRRNEPLSGLSPNLYNGTVTYELGGFRARVAYNWRESYPINLNPGGALNLPQTRNSFGIWDASATYQLRKNLALFVDVSNITNQRGTEVFTVAERPRSFFLSDQTFGIGIRANF
- a CDS encoding radical SAM protein gives rise to the protein MAAEVAARDPGTKDEFVAQVARGLVPFVTFETARHHYIYDAPTNAIVRTDAMVNARALAFYRGEPLPEDASGEQRAADAFLDKLRRYAGILVPQAPARVISRVDKEHVRNCRDEVVSVVLNVTEACNIRCSYCVYGGAYEDKRVHNNGRMTWEVAKKAIDYMASHSEGSPHKFRTLAWYGGEPLTNFKLMRQTAAYFAELFPNYRRKYNVTSNAVLWTPEIMDFFAEYDVDLLVSMDGPKEVHDRSRVTAKGLGTFERVVGNLRALEARHPAYFRERVSINAVLTPPIDFKVLDAFFTQFPVQITTSTVDPPSFEGPLAERAVATGWSEMRAKFKQGCLERAFDDRSFKDKGYNFVYYQFIRDMQKIHRRVSSTGFEDELAGHGCCTPGQDRIFVNARGGFETCEKTEGTDLMSLGDVDRGVDPERTIGIFERFNDMNYAPCRSCYNVRLCSLCFAHTKSGDEFDSIKRYWNCENLRAGRREMLSMYCEILEEDPTALDFILTKLRD
- a CDS encoding DUF6894 family protein codes for the protein MPQFFFQLRTQGTAPRFDDSPRDLPSLAAALAEGQGRARALLHNHLRRAPGPVHGTLEIEDDRHRPVARILLADIARQIS